A part of Haloarchaeobius sp. HME9146 genomic DNA contains:
- a CDS encoding bacterio-opsin activator domain-containing protein → MTLVDVTVAATDFPLGALTARTPAAAVELVRVVPVDGAVAPLVWVVGRNLEGFEQAARSLDQIQRLSLVESLPGRRLYRIWWRPDATPFVSTIYRFHGAILDGRGTDEWHFFLRFPDDRSRDAFFAECARTGISIADTEYIAVG, encoded by the coding sequence ATGACTCTCGTCGACGTCACGGTCGCGGCGACCGACTTTCCGCTCGGCGCGCTCACTGCACGGACGCCAGCGGCGGCTGTCGAGCTCGTCCGGGTCGTCCCCGTCGACGGTGCGGTCGCGCCACTCGTCTGGGTGGTGGGGCGGAACCTGGAGGGGTTCGAGCAGGCTGCCAGGTCGCTCGACCAGATCCAGCGGCTGTCACTGGTCGAGTCACTGCCGGGTCGGCGACTGTACCGCATCTGGTGGCGACCAGATGCGACCCCGTTCGTCAGCACCATCTACCGGTTCCACGGAGCGATACTGGACGGACGAGGGACCGACGAGTGGCACTTCTTCCTCCGGTTCCCCGACGACCGCAGCCGCGATGCGTTCTTCGCGGAGTGCGCCAGGACAGGCATCTCCATCGCCGACACGGAGTACATCGCTGTCGGCTGA
- the icd gene encoding isocitrate dehydrogenase (NADP(+)) yields MSYDYDKIDVPEAGEQITVGDDNELVVPENPIIPIIHGDGIGTDVGPAAQKVLDAAAEATGRNIEWLRLYAGSSAREKYDENLPEDTVEAIKQFKVAIKGPLTTPVGAGFRSLNVALRQKLDLYANVRPTYHLDGVPSPVKAPEKMDMVTFRENTEDVYAGIEWEAGTDEVQQVKEFVEDEMGATGVIHDGPVGIGVKPITEFGTKRLVREAIDYAIENERGSVTLVHKGNIMKFTEGAFRDWGYEVAEEEYGEDVITEDELWEEYDGEAPEGTLVVKDRIADNMLQQLLTRTDEYDVIATMNLNGDYMSDAAGAQIGGLGIAPGANYGETRCLAEPVHGSAPKYAGEDKVNPTAMILSGREMFEYMGWKDAGQLIRDAVEKAISEGFVTYDLERQIEGGTKLATSEFADKVVENIEELA; encoded by the coding sequence ATGAGCTACGACTACGACAAGATCGACGTCCCCGAAGCGGGGGAGCAGATTACGGTCGGTGACGACAACGAACTCGTCGTCCCGGAGAACCCCATCATCCCCATCATCCACGGGGACGGAATCGGAACGGACGTCGGACCTGCGGCCCAGAAGGTCCTCGACGCCGCCGCCGAGGCGACTGGTCGTAACATCGAATGGCTGCGCCTCTACGCTGGCTCGTCCGCCCGCGAGAAATACGACGAGAACCTGCCCGAGGACACCGTCGAAGCGATCAAGCAGTTCAAGGTCGCCATCAAGGGCCCGCTCACGACCCCCGTCGGCGCTGGCTTCCGCAGCCTGAACGTCGCGCTTCGCCAGAAGCTCGACCTCTACGCGAACGTCCGACCGACCTACCACCTCGACGGCGTCCCGTCCCCGGTCAAAGCGCCCGAGAAGATGGACATGGTCACCTTCCGTGAGAACACCGAGGACGTCTACGCCGGCATCGAGTGGGAAGCCGGTACCGACGAGGTCCAGCAGGTCAAGGAGTTCGTCGAGGACGAGATGGGCGCAACGGGCGTCATCCACGACGGCCCCGTCGGCATCGGCGTCAAGCCGATCACCGAGTTCGGAACGAAGCGTCTCGTCCGCGAGGCCATCGACTACGCCATCGAGAACGAGCGCGGCTCCGTCACCCTCGTCCACAAGGGCAACATCATGAAGTTCACCGAGGGTGCCTTCCGTGACTGGGGCTACGAGGTCGCAGAAGAGGAGTACGGCGAGGACGTCATCACCGAGGACGAGCTGTGGGAGGAGTACGACGGCGAGGCTCCCGAGGGCACGCTGGTCGTCAAGGACCGCATCGCCGACAACATGCTCCAGCAGCTCCTGACCCGTACCGACGAGTACGACGTCATCGCGACGATGAACCTCAACGGCGACTACATGTCCGACGCCGCCGGCGCACAGATCGGTGGCCTCGGCATCGCCCCCGGTGCGAACTACGGTGAGACCCGCTGTCTCGCAGAGCCGGTCCACGGCTCCGCCCCGAAGTACGCTGGCGAGGACAAGGTCAACCCGACCGCGATGATCCTCTCCGGCCGCGAGATGTTCGAGTACATGGGCTGGAAGGACGCCGGTCAGCTCATCCGCGACGCCGTCGAGAAGGCGATCTCCGAGGGCTTCGTCACGTACGACCTCGAGCGCCAGATCGAGGGCGGCACGAAGCTCGCCACCAGCGAGTTCGCCGACAAGGTCGTCGAAAACATCGAAGAGCTCGCGTAA
- a CDS encoding helix-turn-helix domain-containing protein, which produces MAIIAEVTIASESFPLGQLTLEEPGMRIELERVVPTDDAVIPFFWAQGGDFEAFERGAAQLQSVDKLTVLDRLDDAVLYRVTWGDDVVSFVSVIAELGATILEAHGNHKWLFRLRFNDHGDLSSFSSWCSDNDVPFELRRLHTLAEVQNQKYDFGLTDEQREALEIAASLGYYKVPKNATLADVAAELGISEQAAGERLRRAMDKLANVVVLEEEAN; this is translated from the coding sequence ATGGCGATTATCGCGGAAGTGACGATCGCCTCGGAGTCGTTCCCTCTCGGCCAGTTGACGCTCGAAGAACCGGGGATGCGAATCGAGCTCGAACGGGTCGTACCGACGGACGATGCCGTTATCCCATTCTTCTGGGCACAGGGAGGCGACTTCGAGGCGTTCGAACGGGGGGCTGCACAGCTACAGTCGGTCGACAAGCTGACCGTACTGGATAGACTGGACGATGCGGTGCTGTATCGCGTCACATGGGGAGATGACGTGGTGAGCTTCGTCTCGGTCATCGCCGAACTCGGCGCGACCATCCTCGAGGCACACGGGAACCACAAGTGGCTGTTCCGGCTGCGCTTCAACGACCACGGCGACCTCTCGTCGTTCAGTTCGTGGTGTTCGGACAACGACGTTCCGTTCGAACTCCGGCGGCTGCACACACTCGCCGAGGTGCAGAACCAGAAGTACGACTTCGGGCTCACCGACGAGCAACGCGAGGCGCTCGAGATCGCGGCGAGTCTCGGCTACTACAAGGTCCCGAAGAACGCGACCCTCGCGGACGTGGCCGCCGAACTCGGCATCAGCGAGCAGGCGGCGGGCGAGCGACTCCGGCGTGCGATGGACAAGCTTGCGAACGTGGTCGTCCTGGAGGAAGAAGCCAACTGA